Genomic segment of Chiloscyllium plagiosum isolate BGI_BamShark_2017 unplaced genomic scaffold, ASM401019v2 scaf_7725, whole genome shotgun sequence:
TATCATTGCTCTGTAATTGTAATTGTCTGACCGGTTGTTGCAGGGATTTATGGAGCAGTTTGCAGGAACGAGTTCGCACCCGGGGAAAGAGGCTCAGTGATGCAGAAGCAGTTCACAAATGCAGCCAGGACCTCTGTGATGCTTTGACCCATATCCAGGTTTGTGCTTTCTGCTCTCATACAGGGAAATATAACATGATAATAATAGCAACTTACAGATACACAAATTAGCGAGTGAAGAAGCctattcggcccttcaaaccaTGGGTGATCCATCTGTGTTTCAAATTACGCATTCCCTTCTGGCTCagtgggctgagcagtggcagatgaactttaatttaggtaaatgtgcagtgctgcattttggaaaagtaaatcagagcaggacttatacacttcatggaaAGGTCcaaggtagtgttgctgaacaaagagaccttggagtacaggttcatagctccttgaaagtggagtcgcaggtagataggatagtgaaggtggcgtttggtatgctttctattATTGGTCAcagtgttgagtacaggatttgggaggtcatgttgtggctgtacaggatattggttaggccacttttggaatattcggTGCAGttctgatgttgtgaaacttgaaaggtttcagaaaagatttacaaggatgttgccagggttggaggatttgagctacagggagaggctgaataggctgggcctgttttatcttggagggtcagaggctgagcggtgaccttttCGAGATTAATAGCCCAATCAGGGAATTTATATTCCAAGGTCCACTTGCTtgtcctcattacaatcactgcaactACGTTTCATTCCcatccagtctctgtatctctgtgtgcTGGAATGCTGCCACATGTTCTCTGATATCTTGATCACAGTTTCAGTGCATGCAAGTTGGAATTACTTTTGTTCCAGCAGCTGCTATTGTTGTTGTGTCGTGCTTATCATTCAACAAAACCACAGGATGGAATATAGAACAGTTAAACTCTGTATCTCACCTTGTactatccctgtcctgggtgagtttgatggggatagtgtagagacaGCTTTACTCGAGAGGACAGCCctgtgatattatcgctggaatgttaatccagagatccaggtaatgttctggggacccaggtttgaatcccaccacagcagatgttggaattagtattcaataaaaatctggaattaagtctgTGAAACCATGGTTGACTGTTGGGactacccatctggttcactaatgtccttcagggaaggaaactgccatccttacctggtttggcctacatgtgactccagacccacagcaatgtagttgactcttaactgccccctgggatgggcgataaatgctgaccaagccagtgacatcctcatcccaatgaataaaaggaaaactctctctaaccccgtgctgtccccatCCTGGGcatgtttgatgggaacagtgtaaagGAAGCTTTATCTGTACCTCacccatgctgtccctgccctgggcgTGTTTGGGGATagtgtagtgggagctttacactgtatctaacctgGTGAAGTCCCTGTCTTGTGCGTGTTTGGGGACAGTGTCGAGGCGAAGCGATTTGTCTGTTGTGAAATCTGTCTCTTTACATTTGCcatttgcttccaccactttaGGAGAAACTGAAAAGTTTTCCTGATGAAATTGCAAAGGACCTGCGGGGTGTTCAGGCACAACTGCGGAGACATGAGGCCCTGGAACATGAGCTGTCTGGGGCCGAACAGCAGGTTAGACCACAGATTTGTGATTCAATGTCCCATCATTATATCAAAGGGCAAGGGAGAGCAGTGTGATTTTTCAGGTCATAATTTGAGTTTTTGTTGATCTGTGCACCATTTAAATTTCAGCCAACAAAAATTACAGGTCCCAGCTCATTCATCATTTCCCAACAAATCCAACACTTGCAATCCTCTGCAGTAATGCTCTTGTAGAATATTCTGTGCAATACACTCTTTCACTtactctttcttaaatagtgttcCTGATCAATAtcgtcccctctctctctctctgcagtaaTGCTCCTATAGAATGTACTCTCATTCTGCAGTAGTATTCCTGCTAAATATACTGTCTCttaccctctctttctctctctagcaGTGCAATATACTGTACAATTCACTGtcattctccctgtctcactctctctatgcTGCAGAGTTTCTGTACAAAATATTCTGTACAGTTGTGCTTGAACTGCTTGAACCCCACACGTTTTTCAGTTCACTTTGTACACAGTCATTAGATTTACCTGGAAAGCTCAAATTGCACCCCCTAAGCCCCCATCCCAATCTCTGCAGGCTTTTAAGGACGTGAGTTTCTGTGACCCACGTGAAAAGTTCCTAATACTCAAACAGCGTCAGTCTCCATCTGTGTTCAGCAATGGAGACTAGGTGAAGTGCTATGAGTTGGTTAGTCTGAGGAGTTTTGAGTCCACAAAGCTTAGAGAAGGCATTGCTTGCAACATGTTATGATTGCTATATGGGTGAGGGCCTGACTTGTTATGATTCTGGGTAGAATTTCCCCTAGTGGTTGTCCCTGGACCAGCATTTCTGTCTCaggtctgctgcagtgctccaggcaAGCTGGAGGATTAATAccatcatcttctgcctggacaCTTACCAGCCTTCAATTTAACAACTTCAGAGCACAGAACCTTCCTTCATGTTCGTCATCCACCCCCATACCAACAGGTCCTGTCTTCTGTGGCTGCactcagcacagccaatccattttcagCATTAATACTACCATTTCTTAGCTGTTttcagtcctgacgaagggtcactgggcttgaaacgttaactctgtttctgtctccatagatgctgccagacctgcttagtttctccaacactttctgtttcatttattttaaatctccACCAtcagcaattctttgttttattatacaaGGATAAATCGGTTCCCCTTCTTAATTCAACCTCTCATTCAGATTTATCAAaacaaggttaattttaaaataaaattccctTCTCTTGCAGGTACCTTTTCCTAAACTcaatatatttttgtttgaaaaggaGCCAACTTAAACAGACTTTCTTGAGAAAGGGTTTACTAGCTTCTGAAAATAGGAAAAGATCATAAAACACAAGGCACATACACACGCACGGATCAGAAATATGAAAttgtaaagatttttttaaaataacagttAAAAAGACATACAAATCCCAATTTGGGTACCACAAACAGACCACACAACATTACAAGTGTTAATTTGGTAGTACTGATAACGCTGATGTTGAAGTGattgattttgagattcttggctaTATAAGTTAGATAACTATTTTCGTTCAGTTTCCTTTTTGCAGTGACTTCACTGCCTTTCTAGCTTCTAGCACTCAGCACAAGCGATAGTCTTTCTTTATCTGCAGTGCAGGGGTGTCAAACGTAACCTTCCCAAGATACCAGTCAACACTAGCACATCAGCCACTGACACACTCAAGCCGGAGATTGTGGCTGACGTTTAACCCTTTTGTATGGAAGACTAAACCAAACGGAATTGACAGGAGATAGCTTTACCAGAGAGAAAATATCTACAGAAGATCAGTCTAACATCTTTTGAATTGCATCCCTACCTTTGAAGTGTTTCTGTTTGAAGTTCCCTTGACAACCTTTCAGGTGTGACGTTTATGGCTTCGCTCAGGGCTTTGCCAATCACTCGCTGAATTTACACTCGCTGCCGTCTTTTGGCTATATGTCTGTTTTGTTAAAATTTAACAAGGAACACATTGCCATAAAAAGCTCAGTGTGTCCGTCCAGGTTTATGATCCACTGGCACGGCAGTCCTCACAGCGGGTCTTCCTCTCATTGCAGCTGCAGGCGTTGGTGGATGCAGCTGATGAGGTCCTGCACCAATGCACTACACAGCAGAGTGCGGCCCTACAGGAGAAACAACAGGCTGTTGTGGAAAACTGGGAGATGCTGAGAGCTAAAGTGGACCTTCGGAGAGAAGACCTGGAACATGCCTGTAAAATCCAGAGGTTCCTGGCACAGGTGGGTACAGACAGACAGCATTCAACATGAAATGCCTTATggtataaaataaagaaaaactccCATTTATTTACGATCACATCCTCGGGGTGTGCCAGAACATTAACTCCCCAATTGCTTGCCTGTTTTGATGTGTAGTTATGGGTGTCCAGACATTTGAGTTTAGGAATTGGGATATTATATTAAGGTtatagaggacattggtgaggcctcctctagaatactctgtccagttctgatcgcctagttataagaaggatagtatcaaactggagagggttcagaagagatttaccaggatgttgccaggtatg
This window contains:
- the LOC122546935 gene encoding spectrin beta chain, non-erythrocytic 5-like, with amino-acid sequence DLWSSLQERVRTRGKRLSDAEAVHKCSQDLCDALTHIQEKLKSFPDEIAKDLRGVQAQLRRHEALEHELSGAEQQLQALVDAADEVLHQCTTQQSAALQEKQQAVVENWEMLRAKVDLRREDLEHACKIQRFLAQ